The following are encoded together in the Erwinia sp. E602 genome:
- a CDS encoding MASE1 domain-containing protein yields the protein MPQARQVMLPLMLALFFALSWLALWTISLWLSQDSQQSALLLPGGLYLALTILLPKRYWLPLLGVVSLLQGWLLLEQLLTGYAILLSPLLSLLPAWLCQRSWHLHTLYWQRLLLLLAAVALNALLQGALVGFGLTAPLAQTLLASFTGGVLLTPFIYLIYEYLRQQHLSDMLAQRLPDPPLRTSLLIWCSVVFAIGVCVQLSIAPQMERLLLIVVFLPNVVMAYRFGWQGGVLSAMIGSVLITLTRQASGAFTDLRELELFLSTQALLGIGLGIAVSRQQQLAQHLQRYRQQLEKELLARRGLMAQLVDTEEQVRKAIARELHDEIGQNITAIQIQAMLVARASDTPAAKLAAGQIGDLSQRIHHTTRQLLRQIRPPVLDEMSLDQALQHLAGEFSFADRGIEFELDYRLSAAPKDELLTFTLYRVVQELLNNSSKHAGARRVSVSLSEAPGQLMLTVSDDGVGIPAEVSGGFGLRGIEERVRALGGDWRLLPPPGTQIIVNLPTNSRENPA from the coding sequence ATGCCGCAGGCGCGCCAGGTGATGCTGCCGCTGATGCTGGCGCTGTTTTTTGCCCTCAGCTGGCTGGCACTGTGGACCATCAGCCTGTGGCTGAGCCAGGACAGCCAGCAGTCGGCGCTGCTGCTGCCGGGCGGCCTCTACCTGGCGCTGACCATCCTGCTGCCGAAACGCTACTGGCTGCCGCTGCTGGGCGTGGTGTCGCTGCTTCAGGGCTGGCTGCTGCTGGAACAGCTGCTGACCGGTTATGCGATCCTGCTGTCACCGCTGCTCAGCCTGCTGCCCGCCTGGCTCTGCCAGCGTTCCTGGCATCTGCACACCCTCTACTGGCAGCGCCTGCTGCTGCTGCTGGCCGCCGTGGCGCTGAACGCGCTGCTGCAGGGGGCGCTGGTCGGCTTCGGTCTGACCGCGCCGCTGGCCCAGACGCTGCTGGCCAGTTTTACCGGCGGCGTACTGCTCACGCCGTTTATCTATCTGATCTACGAATATCTGCGTCAGCAGCATCTCAGCGACATGTTAGCGCAGCGTCTGCCCGACCCGCCGCTGCGCACCTCGCTGCTGATCTGGTGTTCGGTGGTGTTCGCCATCGGCGTCTGCGTGCAGCTGTCGATCGCGCCACAGATGGAGCGCCTGCTGCTGATCGTGGTGTTTCTGCCCAACGTGGTGATGGCCTACCGCTTTGGCTGGCAGGGCGGGGTGCTGTCGGCGATGATCGGCAGCGTGCTGATCACCCTGACCCGCCAGGCCAGCGGTGCCTTTACCGACCTGCGCGAGCTGGAGCTGTTTCTCTCCACCCAGGCGCTGCTCGGCATCGGGCTGGGCATTGCCGTCAGCCGTCAGCAGCAGCTGGCACAGCATCTGCAGCGCTATCGCCAGCAGCTGGAGAAGGAGTTGCTGGCCCGCCGCGGGCTGATGGCGCAGCTGGTGGACACCGAAGAGCAGGTGCGCAAGGCGATCGCCCGTGAGCTGCACGATGAGATTGGTCAGAACATCACCGCCATCCAGATCCAGGCGATGCTGGTGGCGCGCGCCAGCGACACGCCGGCGGCAAAGCTGGCGGCCGGGCAGATTGGCGACCTGTCGCAGCGCATCCATCACACCACCCGCCAGCTGCTGCGGCAGATCCGCCCGCCGGTGCTGGACGAAATGTCGCTGGATCAGGCGCTGCAGCACCTGGCCGGCGAGTTCTCCTTTGCCGATCGCGGCATTGAATTTGAGCTCGACTACCGGCTGAGCGCGGCACCTAAGGACGAGCTGCTGACCTTTACCCTCTACCGCGTGGTGCAGGAGCTGCTGAACAACAGCAGCAAACACGCCGGTGCGCGACGGGTCAGCGTCAGCCTCAGCGAAGCCCCCGGCCAGCTGATGCTGACGGTCAGCGACGACGGCGTCGGCATACCCGCCGAGGTCAGCGGCGGCTTTGGCCTGCGCGGTATTGAGGAGCGGGTGCGGGCGTTAGGCGGCGACTGGCGGCTGTTGCCGCCGCCCGGTACGCAAATAATTGTTAACCTGCCCACAAATTCACGCGAAAACCCGGCATAA
- the uhpC gene encoding MFS transporter family glucose-6-phosphate receptor UhpC, with product MAAVALTPEQITERYRYWRPRLLFAMVIGYAAFYLTRRSISHVMPVLQLELGLDKADIGLLGTLFYLVYGASKFFSGLLSDRCSARWFMGCGLIATGVLNIVFTLCHSWSALLVVWTLNGFFQGWGWPPCARLLTSWYSRNERGFWWGCWNTSINLGGALVPLLSGWLAVSQGWQAALLLPGAVGIAIGIWLCWQLRDKPATLGLPPVGEWRRDPLELWQLQHSPPSTLRHILRRDILANRTIWLLSVSYVLVYLIRIALNDWGTLWLTETHGVSLLAANATLSLFELGGVIGALFAGWGSDLLFRGQRAPVILLFACGLFISMAALWLAPVHHPALLSVSFFSLGFFVFGPQMLIGLAAAEYSHKDAPGTVTGFLALFAYLGAALAGWPLAKLMQDYGWPGFFALLTAAAGCIGLLLMPLLIAGLNRLRFKQAP from the coding sequence ATGGCTGCCGTCGCTCTGACGCCAGAACAGATTACCGAACGCTACCGCTACTGGCGGCCGCGGCTGCTGTTCGCGATGGTTATCGGCTACGCCGCGTTTTACCTCACCCGGCGCAGCATCAGCCACGTGATGCCGGTGCTGCAGCTGGAGCTGGGGCTGGATAAGGCGGATATCGGCCTGCTCGGCACGCTGTTTTACCTGGTGTACGGCGCGTCGAAGTTCTTCTCCGGCCTGCTCAGCGACCGCTGTTCCGCCCGCTGGTTTATGGGCTGCGGGCTGATCGCCACCGGGGTACTGAATATCGTCTTTACCCTGTGCCACTCGTGGAGTGCGCTGCTGGTGGTGTGGACGCTGAACGGCTTTTTCCAGGGCTGGGGCTGGCCACCCTGTGCGCGGCTGCTGACCAGCTGGTACTCCAGAAATGAGCGCGGCTTCTGGTGGGGTTGCTGGAATACCTCCATCAACCTCGGCGGGGCGCTGGTGCCGCTGCTGTCAGGCTGGCTGGCGGTAAGCCAGGGCTGGCAGGCGGCGCTGCTGCTGCCCGGCGCGGTCGGCATCGCCATCGGTATCTGGCTGTGCTGGCAGCTGCGCGATAAGCCGGCCACGCTGGGGCTGCCGCCGGTCGGCGAGTGGCGGCGCGATCCGCTGGAGCTGTGGCAGCTGCAGCACAGCCCGCCGTCGACGCTGCGGCACATTTTGCGCCGCGACATTCTGGCCAACCGCACTATCTGGCTGTTGAGCGTCTCCTACGTGCTGGTCTATCTGATCCGCATCGCGCTTAACGACTGGGGCACGCTGTGGCTGACCGAAACCCACGGCGTCAGCCTGCTGGCAGCCAACGCCACGCTGTCGCTGTTTGAACTGGGCGGGGTGATCGGCGCGCTGTTCGCCGGCTGGGGTTCTGACCTGCTGTTTCGCGGCCAGCGCGCGCCGGTGATTTTGCTGTTTGCCTGCGGGCTGTTTATCAGTATGGCCGCGCTGTGGCTGGCGCCGGTACACCACCCTGCGCTGCTGTCGGTGAGCTTTTTCAGCCTCGGATTTTTTGTCTTTGGTCCACAGATGCTGATTGGCCTGGCGGCGGCGGAGTACAGCCATAAAGACGCGCCGGGCACCGTCACCGGCTTTCTGGCGCTGTTTGCCTATCTCGGCGCGGCGCTGGCCGGCTGGCCGCTGGCGAAGCTGATGCAGGACTACGGCTGGCCCGGATTCTTTGCCTTACTGACCGCGGCGGCGGGCTGTATCGGCCTGCTGTTGATGCCGCTGCTGATTGCCGGGCTGAACCGGTTGAGATTTAAACAGGCTCCGTAA
- a CDS encoding ABC transporter substrate-binding protein → MKLNMLSTLMVAAVSLGTLAGTAHAQGRLVIYCSATNAMCETEAKAFGEKYDVKTSFIRNGSGSTLAKVDAEKNNPQADVWYGGTLDPQSQAGEMGLLQAYKSPNLEQIMPQFRDPAKLKGNFSSAIYVGILGFGVNTQRLKEKNLPEPKCWKDLTNPVYKGEIQIADPQSSGTAYTALATFTQLWGEDQAFAYLKQLNGNISQYTKSGIAPARNAARGETAIGIGFLHDYSLEKEKGAPLTLVSPCEGSGYEVGGVSILKNARNAENAKLFVDWALSKEAQELSWKKGQSYQILTNTTAESSPNSLKLDDLKLIDYDMDKFGATETRKHLITKWVNDVKMGQ, encoded by the coding sequence ATGAAACTGAACATGCTCTCTACCCTGATGGTGGCCGCGGTATCCCTCGGCACGCTGGCCGGCACCGCTCACGCGCAAGGCCGGCTGGTGATCTACTGCAGCGCCACCAACGCCATGTGTGAAACAGAAGCCAAAGCCTTCGGCGAAAAGTATGACGTGAAAACCAGCTTTATCCGCAACGGCTCCGGCAGCACGCTGGCCAAGGTCGACGCCGAGAAAAACAACCCGCAGGCCGACGTCTGGTACGGCGGCACGCTCGACCCGCAGTCGCAGGCGGGGGAGATGGGGCTGCTGCAGGCGTATAAATCACCGAACCTTGAGCAGATCATGCCGCAGTTCCGCGATCCGGCCAAACTGAAGGGCAACTTCTCCTCGGCGATCTACGTCGGCATTCTCGGCTTCGGCGTCAATACCCAGCGGCTGAAGGAGAAGAACCTGCCGGAGCCTAAGTGCTGGAAGGATCTGACCAACCCGGTCTATAAGGGTGAAATTCAGATTGCTGACCCGCAAAGCTCCGGCACCGCTTACACCGCACTGGCCACCTTTACCCAGCTATGGGGCGAGGATCAGGCCTTTGCCTACCTGAAACAGCTTAACGGCAACATCTCGCAGTACACTAAATCCGGCATCGCCCCGGCGCGTAACGCCGCCCGCGGTGAAACGGCGATCGGCATCGGCTTCCTGCACGACTACTCGCTGGAGAAAGAGAAGGGCGCACCGCTGACGCTGGTTTCACCCTGTGAAGGTTCCGGCTATGAAGTCGGCGGCGTCAGCATCCTGAAAAACGCCCGTAACGCTGAAAACGCGAAGCTGTTCGTTGACTGGGCGCTGTCGAAAGAGGCGCAGGAGCTGTCGTGGAAAAAAGGCCAGTCCTACCAGATCCTCACCAACACCACCGCCGAGTCATCGCCGAACTCGCTGAAGCTCGACGATCTCAAGCTGATTGACTACGACATGGATAAGTTCGGGGCGACCGAGACGCGTAAGCACCTGATCACCAAATGGGTTAACGACGTCAAAATGGGCCAGTAA
- a CDS encoding iron ABC transporter permease, whose protein sequence is MSNTIALRQTQGKDAVFIWLALLVAGYLLLPVFSLNYGLMESTADEILAAYGWSGLNISLLWLLPPLLLLVRPLRAGNAAARHRFDAGWAAGCALLMVASAALTGSGMGYGTIVMLIGLGGVITVALARLEWLGGDRFVLASLIAIVALIGLFIIWPSLAIFKPMVTDDNGDFAPLQFMAVLGQKHILLVVWNSFLLSAAVGVGCTFFGLILAIYTTRIAKRSALLGRVFSILPIVTPPFVVGLGVTLMMGRSGYVTELMVTYFGLTDTNWLYGFTGIWLAQVLAFTPMSFMILDGAIKTLHPSLEEASYTLRATRLQTFQQVFLPLLKPALANSFLIVIVQSLADFSNPLVLGGNFDVLATQIYFYITGAQLDYTSASTLGVILLLFSLLVFCVQYLWIGKRSYVTISGKSSRGDVQPLPRALVWSVTTLLWVWIAFNVLLYGSIFFGSFTVNWGVDYTLTLDNFSKLFGQGFSEGAWPSLLDTLLFAGVAAPITALFGLLIAWVVVRQQFRGKKVIEFSTMLCFAVPGTVAGISYILAFNGAPVYLTGTAAIVIISMVMRNVPVGIRAGIAGLGQLDKSLDEASLSLRAGSLRTMVYIVLPLLRPAILSALIYSFVRAITTVSAIIFLVTPDTRVATSYILNRVEDGEYGMAIAYGSILIVVMLAIIFIFDALVGEARVARSRAKNS, encoded by the coding sequence ATGAGTAACACCATCGCGCTGCGCCAGACGCAGGGCAAAGATGCTGTTTTTATCTGGCTGGCGCTGCTGGTGGCGGGCTACCTGCTGCTGCCGGTCTTCAGCCTGAACTACGGGCTGATGGAGTCGACGGCGGACGAGATCCTCGCCGCCTACGGCTGGTCCGGCCTGAATATCAGCCTGCTGTGGCTGCTGCCACCGCTGCTGCTGCTGGTGCGGCCGCTGCGGGCCGGCAACGCGGCTGCGCGCCACCGCTTTGACGCGGGCTGGGCGGCGGGCTGCGCCCTGCTGATGGTGGCCAGCGCCGCGCTGACCGGTAGCGGCATGGGCTACGGCACTATTGTCATGCTTATCGGGCTGGGTGGGGTGATCACCGTGGCGCTGGCGCGGCTGGAGTGGCTGGGCGGCGACCGCTTTGTGCTGGCTTCGCTGATTGCCATCGTGGCGTTAATCGGCCTGTTTATCATCTGGCCGAGCCTGGCGATCTTCAAACCGATGGTCACCGACGACAACGGCGACTTTGCGCCGCTGCAGTTCATGGCCGTGCTCGGGCAAAAACATATCCTGCTGGTGGTGTGGAACTCGTTCCTGCTCAGCGCCGCGGTGGGGGTAGGCTGTACCTTCTTCGGCCTGATTCTGGCGATCTACACCACGCGCATCGCCAAACGTTCGGCGCTGCTGGGGCGGGTGTTCTCGATTCTGCCGATCGTCACGCCGCCGTTCGTGGTCGGGCTGGGCGTTACGCTGATGATGGGGCGATCCGGCTACGTTACCGAGCTGATGGTGACGTACTTCGGCCTGACCGACACCAACTGGCTGTACGGCTTCACCGGTATCTGGCTGGCCCAGGTGCTGGCGTTTACGCCGATGTCCTTTATGATCCTCGACGGCGCGATTAAAACGCTGCACCCGTCGCTGGAAGAGGCCTCCTATACGCTGCGCGCTACCCGTCTGCAGACCTTTCAACAGGTGTTTCTGCCGCTGCTGAAGCCGGCGCTGGCCAACTCGTTCCTGATCGTCATCGTGCAGTCGCTGGCCGACTTCAGTAACCCGCTGGTGCTCGGCGGCAACTTTGACGTGCTGGCCACCCAGATCTACTTCTATATCACCGGTGCACAGCTGGACTACACCTCCGCCAGTACGCTCGGGGTGATCCTGCTGCTGTTCTCGCTGCTGGTGTTCTGCGTGCAGTATCTGTGGATCGGTAAGCGCTCCTACGTCACCATCTCCGGCAAATCCTCACGCGGCGACGTACAGCCGCTGCCGCGCGCGCTGGTGTGGTCGGTGACGACCCTGCTGTGGGTGTGGATCGCCTTTAACGTCCTGCTGTACGGCAGCATCTTCTTCGGCAGCTTTACCGTCAACTGGGGGGTGGATTACACCCTGACGCTGGATAACTTCAGCAAGCTGTTCGGCCAGGGCTTCAGCGAGGGCGCATGGCCATCACTGCTCGACACGCTGCTGTTTGCCGGCGTTGCGGCACCGATTACCGCCCTGTTTGGCCTGTTGATCGCCTGGGTGGTGGTGCGCCAGCAGTTCCGCGGTAAGAAGGTGATCGAGTTCTCCACCATGCTGTGCTTTGCCGTACCGGGCACCGTGGCGGGTATCTCCTATATCCTCGCCTTTAACGGCGCGCCGGTGTACCTCACCGGTACCGCCGCGATCGTGATTATCTCGATGGTGATGCGCAACGTGCCGGTAGGCATTCGCGCCGGGATCGCCGGGCTGGGCCAGCTGGACAAGTCGCTGGACGAAGCCTCCCTCAGCCTGCGCGCCGGTTCGCTGCGCACCATGGTTTACATCGTGCTGCCGCTGCTGCGCCCGGCGATCCTCTCGGCGCTGATCTACAGCTTCGTGCGGGCTATCACCACCGTCAGCGCCATTATCTTCCTCGTCACGCCGGACACCCGCGTCGCCACCTCCTACATCCTCAACCGCGTTGAGGACGGTGAGTACGGTATGGCGATCGCCTACGGTTCGATTCTGATCGTGGTGATGCTGGCAATTATCTTTATTTTCGATGCGCTGGTCGGTGAAGCGCGCGTGGCCCGCTCGCGGGCGAAAAACAGTTAG
- the fbpC gene encoding ferric ABC transporter ATP-binding protein, translating into MNANIAATQAKKGFVELRNVAKRFGSNAVIEGLNLSIPQGQMVTLLGPSGCGKTTVLRMVAGLEKPSDGQIFIDGEDVTHRSIQQRDICMVFQSYALFPHMSLGENIGYGLKMTGRPKAEIRERVEEALELVDLAGFADRYVDQISGGQQQRVALARALILKPKVLLFDEPLSNLDANLRRSMREKIRELQQQFNITSLYVTHDQSEAFAVSDSVLVMNKGQIMQLGEPQQLYRYPASRFMASFMGDINIFQARIFPASVEIQGYSVPRPDGFAADRQHCTVGVRPEAITLSTRGEASQRCSIIKVAYMGPQYEVLVEWQGQQLLLQVNATELQPAPGDSFFLQIHPFGMFVLQEE; encoded by the coding sequence ATGAACGCCAATATTGCAGCAACCCAGGCTAAAAAAGGTTTTGTTGAACTGCGCAACGTCGCCAAGCGATTTGGCAGCAATGCGGTGATTGAAGGCCTCAACCTGTCGATTCCGCAGGGGCAGATGGTGACGCTGCTCGGCCCGTCGGGCTGCGGAAAAACCACCGTCCTGCGCATGGTTGCCGGGCTGGAAAAGCCCAGCGACGGGCAGATCTTTATCGACGGTGAGGACGTTACCCACCGCTCGATTCAGCAGCGCGACATCTGCATGGTGTTTCAGTCCTATGCGCTGTTCCCGCATATGTCGCTGGGGGAGAACATCGGCTACGGGCTGAAGATGACCGGCCGGCCAAAGGCGGAAATCCGTGAGCGGGTAGAGGAAGCGCTGGAGCTGGTTGACCTGGCGGGCTTTGCCGACCGCTACGTTGACCAGATTTCCGGTGGCCAGCAGCAGCGCGTGGCGCTGGCCCGCGCGCTGATCCTCAAGCCGAAGGTGCTGCTGTTTGATGAGCCGCTGAGTAACCTGGACGCCAACCTGCGCCGCAGCATGCGCGAAAAGATCCGCGAGTTGCAGCAGCAGTTCAACATCACCTCGCTGTATGTCACACACGATCAGAGCGAGGCTTTTGCGGTCTCCGACAGCGTACTGGTAATGAACAAAGGGCAGATTATGCAGCTCGGCGAACCGCAGCAGCTCTATCGCTACCCGGCTTCGCGCTTTATGGCCAGCTTTATGGGCGATATCAATATCTTCCAGGCGCGGATCTTCCCCGCCAGCGTGGAGATTCAGGGCTATTCTGTCCCGCGTCCTGACGGCTTTGCCGCCGATCGTCAGCACTGTACGGTGGGCGTGCGTCCGGAGGCGATCACCCTCAGCACCCGGGGAGAGGCGAGCCAGCGTTGCAGCATCATTAAAGTGGCCTATATGGGGCCGCAGTACGAGGTGCTGGTGGAGTGGCAGGGGCAACAGCTGCTGCTGCAGGTCAATGCGACCGAGCTGCAGCCCGCGCCGGGCGACAGCTTCTTCCTGCAGATCCATCCGTTTGGCATGTTCGTGCTGCAGGAAGAGTAG
- a CDS encoding trypsin-like peptidase domain-containing protein — protein MKILIALSALVLSGCSVGDYHYSKESLKRVDMTFTGIPTILGAGSLGSTIPLTPEYSLTAAHVAKFSLHRVKAWHPQCDLAVIYHDNSDLKQSPVFRNSNIGDRVNYYGYSFISAMPVASSGVNLINTGIDNSYNKRGCVAVASNAGVVKGMSGGPVYNASDDSIAGVIVGYSGRINDKKTGEKLYSDVSLYIPYAGFEQWLTNAINS, from the coding sequence ATGAAAATTTTAATCGCACTGTCAGCCCTCGTCCTCAGCGGATGCTCGGTGGGTGACTACCACTACAGCAAAGAGTCCCTTAAGCGCGTCGATATGACCTTTACCGGCATTCCCACTATCCTCGGTGCCGGTTCGCTCGGCTCGACCATTCCGCTGACGCCGGAGTACAGCCTGACCGCCGCGCACGTGGCGAAGTTCTCACTCCACCGCGTGAAGGCCTGGCACCCCCAGTGCGATCTGGCGGTGATTTACCATGACAACAGCGACCTGAAGCAGTCGCCGGTGTTCCGTAACAGCAACATCGGTGACCGCGTTAACTATTACGGCTACAGCTTTATCAGCGCCATGCCGGTGGCCTCCAGCGGCGTTAACCTGATTAATACCGGCATCGATAACAGCTATAACAAACGCGGCTGCGTGGCGGTGGCCAGCAACGCCGGCGTGGTGAAAGGCATGTCCGGTGGCCCGGTCTACAACGCCAGCGATGATTCGATTGCCGGGGTGATCGTCGGCTACAGCGGCCGCATCAACGATAAGAAAACCGGTGAGAAGCTGTACAGCGACGTATCGCTGTACATTCCTTACGCCGGCTTTGAACAGTGGCTGACCAACGCCATTAACAGCTAA
- a CDS encoding MFS transporter, whose protein sequence is MPVSLLALALSAFAIGTTEFVIMGLLPEVAKDLQVSIPSAGWLISGYALGVAIGAPIMALLTAKLPRKRTLILLMAIFIVGNILCALAYTYNLLMLARIVTALCHGAFFGIGAVVAASLVAPGKQASAVALMFTGLTLANVLGVPLGTWFGQLFGWRATFWGVSVIGVLAFIGLMVSLPTNRDEKPVHLASEVSALNNGRLWLSLLMTVFFAAAMFALFSYIAPLLLEVTGISDRGVSWTLFLIGAGLTVGNTLGGKLADWRVSFSLILSFSLIAVFSLLFSWTSHSLWLAEITLFLWAMATFAMVPALQINVVRHGKDAPNLVSTLNISAFNVGNALGAWVGGAVIGGGYGLTAVPVSAAVLAVVGLLICLYTFRNTRGEPQAVNA, encoded by the coding sequence ATGCCTGTTTCATTACTGGCGCTGGCGCTTAGCGCTTTTGCCATCGGCACCACCGAATTTGTCATCATGGGTCTGTTGCCGGAAGTGGCGAAGGATCTGCAGGTGTCGATCCCATCCGCCGGCTGGCTGATCAGCGGCTATGCGCTGGGCGTGGCGATTGGCGCGCCGATCATGGCGCTGCTGACGGCAAAACTGCCGCGTAAACGCACGCTGATCCTGCTGATGGCAATTTTCATCGTCGGCAATATTCTCTGTGCGCTGGCCTATACCTATAACCTGCTGATGCTGGCCCGCATCGTCACCGCGCTGTGCCACGGAGCCTTCTTCGGCATTGGCGCAGTGGTGGCCGCCAGCCTGGTGGCGCCGGGCAAACAGGCGTCCGCCGTGGCGCTGATGTTTACCGGCTTAACGCTGGCTAACGTGCTTGGCGTGCCGCTCGGCACCTGGTTTGGTCAGCTGTTCGGCTGGCGTGCCACCTTCTGGGGCGTCTCGGTGATTGGCGTACTGGCGTTTATTGGCCTGATGGTCAGCCTGCCGACCAACCGCGATGAAAAGCCGGTGCACCTTGCCAGCGAAGTCAGCGCGCTGAACAACGGCAGGCTGTGGCTGTCGCTGCTGATGACCGTGTTCTTTGCCGCCGCGATGTTTGCGCTGTTCAGCTATATTGCGCCGCTGTTGCTGGAAGTGACCGGCATCAGCGATCGCGGCGTCAGCTGGACGCTGTTCCTGATCGGTGCCGGCCTGACGGTCGGCAATACGCTGGGCGGTAAACTGGCCGACTGGCGTGTGTCGTTCAGCCTGATCCTCAGCTTCTCACTGATTGCGGTGTTCTCGCTGCTGTTCAGCTGGACCAGCCACTCGCTGTGGCTGGCGGAGATAACCCTGTTCCTGTGGGCGATGGCGACCTTTGCCATGGTGCCGGCGCTGCAGATTAACGTGGTGCGCCACGGTAAGGACGCGCCGAACCTGGTATCCACGCTGAACATTTCGGCGTTTAACGTCGGCAATGCGCTGGGTGCCTGGGTCGGCGGGGCGGTGATCGGCGGCGGCTACGGCCTGACGGCGGTACCGGTTTCTGCCGCCGTGCTGGCGGTGGTCGGGCTGCTGATCTGCCTGTATACCTTCCGCAACACCCGCGGCGAACCGCAGGCGGTTAACGCTTAA
- a CDS encoding LysR family transcriptional regulator: MAGVSLRHIEIFHAVVTTGNLTEAATLLHTSQPTVSRELARFEKLTGLQLFERVRGRLQPTVQGLRLFEEVQRSWYGLDRIISAAEGLRQFRQGELSVACLPVFSQSLLPLLCQPFMQRYPEVSMNIIPQESPLLEEWLSAQRYDLGLTETTHTPAGTGRSELFTRNEVCVLPAGHPLTQRDCLTPQDFAGQNYISLSRTDSYRQLLDGLFHEQGVQRRMVMETHSAASVCAMVRAGVGISIVNPLTALDYADSGVIMRRFSVDVPFTVSLIRPRHRPASALVEAFSQHLQQQAGLFGQRLDRQLG, from the coding sequence ATGGCTGGCGTGTCGCTACGGCATATCGAAATTTTCCACGCGGTGGTCACCACCGGCAACCTCACCGAGGCCGCTACGCTGCTGCATACGTCGCAGCCGACCGTCAGCCGCGAGCTGGCGCGGTTTGAAAAGCTGACTGGCCTGCAGCTGTTCGAGCGGGTACGCGGCCGCCTGCAGCCGACCGTGCAGGGGCTGCGGCTGTTTGAGGAGGTGCAGCGTTCGTGGTACGGGCTGGATCGGATTATCAGCGCCGCCGAGGGGCTGCGGCAGTTCCGCCAGGGCGAGCTGTCGGTGGCCTGTCTGCCGGTGTTCTCCCAGTCGCTGCTGCCGCTGCTGTGCCAGCCGTTTATGCAGCGTTACCCCGAGGTGAGCATGAACATTATTCCGCAGGAGTCGCCGCTGCTGGAGGAGTGGCTGTCGGCCCAGCGCTACGATCTCGGGCTGACCGAAACCACCCACACCCCGGCCGGCACCGGGCGCAGCGAGCTGTTTACGCGTAATGAGGTGTGCGTGCTGCCCGCAGGGCATCCGCTGACGCAGCGCGACTGCCTGACGCCGCAGGATTTTGCCGGGCAGAACTACATCAGCCTGTCGCGCACCGACAGCTACCGCCAGCTGCTGGACGGGCTGTTTCACGAACAGGGGGTACAGCGGCGGATGGTGATGGAGACGCACAGCGCCGCGTCGGTGTGTGCGATGGTCAGGGCGGGAGTGGGAATTTCGATCGTCAACCCGCTGACGGCGCTCGACTACGCCGACAGCGGGGTGATAATGCGGCGTTTCAGCGTTGACGTACCCTTTACCGTCAGCCTGATCCGCCCTCGTCACCGTCCGGCCTCGGCGCTGGTCGAGGCCTTCAGCCAGCATCTGCAGCAGCAGGCTGGCCTGTTCGGCCAGCGCCTTGACCGGCAGCTCGGTTAA